Proteins found in one Synergistes jonesii genomic segment:
- a CDS encoding pyrroline-5-carboxylate reductase family protein has protein sequence MKETAMLSNIDPAAGLLDGKIIGVAGFGHLGSSVVSALLTRGFPRERLMISCGGSAKTLSRIREAGLEGRLAETPELLRRADVAVLAARPQQLTRFRGMKTGRDTSILSFMAGVSLETLRGRFSAPLYRVMCSGPETITEGCGVDVSFPAEAVSRAVLEAAGLKLFELSCESELDSFTVGICIPPILLNTGIEAEEKNSAMLKMARRYPVYRELSPWIDGIVASQAGKENAASLANVSTKGGVTEAMVEALKGGSSFYGAIEAGLARNIELRDEMKRQVGSAAA, from the coding sequence ATGAAGGAAACAGCTATGCTGTCAAATATCGATCCCGCCGCCGGGCTGCTAGACGGAAAAATTATCGGCGTGGCGGGCTTCGGCCATCTCGGAAGCTCCGTCGTTTCCGCCCTGCTGACACGAGGCTTTCCCCGCGAGCGTCTGATGATATCCTGCGGAGGCAGCGCAAAGACGCTGTCGAGGATCAGGGAAGCCGGGCTTGAAGGGCGCCTTGCGGAAACCCCCGAGCTTCTGCGGCGCGCCGACGTCGCCGTCCTTGCCGCGCGCCCCCAGCAGCTGACGCGCTTCCGCGGCATGAAGACGGGGCGCGATACGTCCATACTATCCTTTATGGCCGGGGTTTCGCTCGAAACGCTGCGCGGCCGCTTTTCCGCGCCGCTCTACCGCGTGATGTGCAGCGGTCCCGAGACGATAACGGAGGGGTGCGGGGTCGACGTTTCCTTCCCAGCCGAAGCCGTCTCCCGCGCGGTGCTGGAGGCGGCGGGGCTTAAGCTCTTCGAGCTCTCCTGCGAAAGCGAACTGGATTCTTTCACGGTGGGCATATGCATCCCTCCCATCCTGCTAAACACCGGGATCGAAGCGGAGGAAAAAAATAGCGCGATGCTGAAAATGGCGCGCCGTTACCCCGTTTACCGCGAGCTTTCGCCGTGGATAGACGGCATCGTCGCTTCTCAGGCCGGCAAGGAGAACGCCGCGTCGCTTGCCAACGTATCGACGAAGGGCGGAGTCACCGAAGCCATGGTAGAGGCGCTAAAAGGCGGTTCGTCCTTTTACGGCGCGATCGAGGCGGGGCTTGCGCGCAATATAGAGCTGCGCGACGAGATGAAGCGACAGGTGGGGTCCGCCGCGGCTTAG
- a CDS encoding translation initiation factor, translating to MREKKNKKRTGGEDVTFSQNGPLSVSFGSLLSAESRSSEPEEEKRTAVEEEERAQPAGASKISKVALRRERAGRGGKTVTIVTLPKDYGGDAASLARELRKALGCGSSMEEGNIVLQGDIIERVEAWFVKKGVKNVSKSGCKG from the coding sequence ATGCGCGAAAAAAAGAATAAAAAACGGACAGGCGGCGAAGACGTCACTTTTTCGCAGAACGGGCCGCTCTCCGTTTCTTTCGGCTCCCTGTTGAGCGCTGAGAGCAGGAGCAGTGAACCGGAAGAAGAAAAGCGCACCGCCGTAGAGGAAGAAGAACGCGCGCAGCCGGCTGGTGCGTCGAAAATCTCAAAGGTCGCGCTGCGCCGCGAGCGCGCGGGGCGCGGCGGGAAAACGGTCACGATAGTTACGCTTCCGAAAGATTACGGAGGCGACGCGGCTTCGCTCGCAAGAGAGCTGCGCAAAGCTCTCGGCTGCGGCTCGTCGATGGAGGAGGGGAATATAGTCCTTCAGGGAGATATTATTGAGCGCGTCGAAGCGTGGTTTGTCAAAAAGGGCGTGAAAAACGTCTCAAAAAGCGGATGTAAAGGGTGA
- a CDS encoding GNAT family N-acetyltransferase, with the protein MDISRAFYENFFSFAAMLSEAPHGAALRFAPPSLAAASGLPYAGENYAVFAENASIGDAASAISFFKERQADFIAPLLPHAPRSLADFLAEKGILRRESYTSMCLPLEKMRGEYPNRDVVRIVEKDFARWAAAVWRAFGGAEGEEEKNYEPFGSYLAAHASNSAFALEKNAEFVSTALIHETSGALGLYYFATLPRQRRRGRAAELMDGLLFSLRAKEKPLVLLATPAGLPFYLKYGFAAIEALPIYSAAEDI; encoded by the coding sequence ATGGATATATCGCGGGCGTTTTACGAAAATTTTTTCTCCTTTGCGGCGATGCTCTCAGAGGCGCCGCACGGAGCGGCCCTTCGCTTCGCCCCTCCGTCGCTCGCCGCGGCGAGCGGCCTGCCTTACGCCGGCGAAAATTACGCTGTTTTCGCGGAGAACGCGTCGATAGGCGACGCGGCGTCAGCCATTTCTTTTTTTAAAGAACGCCAAGCCGATTTCATCGCGCCGCTCCTGCCGCACGCGCCGCGTTCGCTTGCGGATTTCTTAGCGGAGAAGGGGATACTGCGCCGCGAAAGCTACACGTCTATGTGCCTTCCCTTGGAAAAGATGCGCGGCGAATATCCTAACAGGGACGTCGTCCGCATCGTAGAGAAGGATTTCGCACGCTGGGCGGCGGCGGTGTGGCGCGCGTTCGGAGGAGCGGAAGGGGAGGAGGAGAAAAATTACGAACCGTTCGGCTCGTACCTCGCCGCGCACGCTTCAAACTCGGCGTTCGCGCTCGAAAAAAACGCCGAATTCGTCTCAACTGCGCTGATACACGAGACGTCCGGCGCTCTCGGACTTTACTATTTCGCCACCCTGCCGCGACAGAGAAGGCGCGGACGCGCGGCCGAGCTGATGGACGGGCTCCTCTTTTCGCTTCGCGCTAAGGAAAAGCCGCTCGTGTTGCTTGCAACGCCGGCGGGGCTGCCTTTTTATCTGAAATACGGTTTCGCCGCGATCGAGGCGCTGCCGATATACTCCGCCGCCGAAGATATTTGA
- the mscL gene encoding large conductance mechanosensitive channel protein MscL — protein MSGLIKEFKDFAMRGNVMDMAVGVIIGGAFGKIVASLVSDILMPPIGYMLGGVDFSNLFINLGGAPAATLAEAQANNIPVIAYGSFINNIINFIIQAWAIFIVIKAINRMTPQKPEAPAKEPRLCQHCFGEVDERATRCPHCTSEL, from the coding sequence ATGAGCGGTTTGATCAAGGAATTTAAGGATTTTGCGATGCGCGGCAACGTGATGGATATGGCGGTTGGCGTCATCATAGGCGGGGCTTTCGGAAAAATAGTCGCCTCTCTGGTCTCCGACATTTTAATGCCGCCTATCGGATACATGCTCGGCGGCGTGGATTTTTCCAATCTTTTCATCAACCTCGGAGGCGCGCCGGCGGCCACGCTCGCCGAGGCTCAGGCGAACAACATCCCCGTCATCGCCTACGGTTCGTTCATCAACAACATCATCAACTTCATAATCCAGGCCTGGGCGATCTTCATCGTTATCAAAGCGATAAACAGAATGACGCCCCAAAAGCCCGAGGCGCCCGCGAAGGAGCCGCGACTCTGCCAGCACTGCTTCGGCGAGGTCGACGAAAGGGCCACGCGCTGCCCGCACTGCACTTCGGAGCTGTAA
- a CDS encoding phosphate ABC transporter substrate-binding protein → MKRFVVSMLLCALSAAAAFAAPLDSFVGQRGKLDIAGGTAHIPVMKEAAKRIMSKNPDIRITVAGGGSGVGVKQAGEGLVEIGNTGRALKEDEVAKYGLVTFPFAIDGVAVVVNPANKVDELSFEQLIDIYAGKITNWKEVGGEDGAINLYGREDGSGTREVFTEKAIKKSDIAPSVNVVNSNGAMKTAVAKDARAIGYVGIGHIDGSVKAPKLAGMTATQENAASGAYTIVRDLYMNTKGEPKGVAKLFIDYIYTPEGAEIIKDCGYIPLPRKK, encoded by the coding sequence ATGAAAAGGTTTGTCGTCTCCATGCTTCTCTGCGCATTATCCGCAGCCGCCGCTTTCGCCGCGCCGCTCGATTCGTTCGTCGGGCAGAGGGGCAAGCTCGACATCGCCGGCGGCACCGCTCACATTCCGGTAATGAAGGAAGCGGCCAAGCGCATCATGAGCAAGAATCCCGACATCCGCATCACGGTCGCCGGCGGCGGCTCGGGCGTCGGCGTCAAGCAGGCCGGCGAGGGGCTCGTCGAAATAGGCAACACCGGCCGCGCGCTGAAGGAAGACGAAGTCGCGAAGTACGGGCTCGTGACCTTCCCCTTCGCGATAGACGGCGTCGCCGTCGTCGTCAACCCCGCCAACAAAGTGGACGAGCTTTCGTTTGAACAGCTTATCGACATCTACGCCGGCAAGATAACCAATTGGAAGGAAGTCGGCGGCGAAGATGGCGCGATCAACCTCTACGGCCGCGAGGACGGAAGCGGAACGCGCGAGGTCTTCACAGAGAAAGCCATCAAAAAAAGCGATATCGCCCCGTCGGTCAACGTCGTCAATTCCAACGGCGCGATGAAGACCGCGGTCGCTAAGGACGCGCGCGCGATAGGCTACGTCGGCATCGGACATATAGACGGCTCCGTCAAGGCGCCGAAGCTCGCCGGCATGACCGCGACGCAGGAGAATGCGGCCAGCGGCGCGTACACCATAGTCCGCGACCTTTATATGAACACGAAGGGCGAGCCCAAGGGCGTCGCAAAGCTCTTCATCGATTACATCTACACGCCCGAGGGCGCGGAGATAATCAAAGACTGCGGCTATATTCCGCTGCCGAGGAAGAAATAG
- a CDS encoding PstC family ABC transporter permease, producing the protein MDNASKTPLWLTASALYVSALLASVFAFVIICAADGLLEGGPTLFTSVWAPEGGSFGIVPMIAATIVISLSALALGWCVSLGCVCFVHGFGGSFASALLLSLLRVMTAVPTVVYGFASVFLLVPLVRDGLGGSGFCVLSAALVLSLLITPTMALSMESAVAQTEKSCRLAAASLGISRAQNLVFVVLPACGRWLRASALLGFGRAAGDTMIPVMLAGNAVQYPISPLSAVRALTAHIGLVLSSDVGGTAYYSLFVAGGILLLLGAGANLLFRFIRGGKDGK; encoded by the coding sequence ATGGATAACGCTTCAAAAACCCCGCTTTGGCTCACGGCTTCGGCTTTATACGTTTCAGCGCTGCTCGCCTCCGTCTTCGCCTTTGTCATAATATGCGCGGCCGACGGCCTTCTTGAAGGCGGGCCGACTCTTTTCACGTCGGTATGGGCGCCGGAGGGCGGCAGCTTCGGCATCGTGCCGATGATCGCAGCGACAATTGTGATCTCGCTCTCGGCGCTCGCGCTCGGGTGGTGCGTTTCGCTCGGCTGCGTCTGCTTCGTCCACGGCTTCGGCGGGAGCTTCGCGTCGGCCCTCCTGCTGTCGCTGCTCCGCGTGATGACGGCGGTGCCTACCGTCGTTTACGGTTTCGCCTCGGTCTTCCTGCTCGTGCCGCTCGTCAGAGACGGCCTCGGCGGCTCGGGCTTCTGCGTCTTGTCGGCGGCGCTCGTGCTTTCGCTGCTGATAACCCCGACGATGGCCCTTTCGATGGAGAGCGCCGTCGCGCAGACGGAGAAGAGCTGCCGCCTGGCGGCGGCTTCGCTCGGCATTTCCCGCGCGCAGAACCTCGTCTTCGTCGTCCTTCCGGCGTGCGGCAGATGGCTGCGCGCGTCGGCGCTGCTCGGTTTCGGGCGCGCGGCCGGCGACACGATGATTCCCGTGATGCTCGCCGGGAACGCCGTGCAGTACCCTATTTCGCCGCTTTCCGCGGTGCGGGCCCTGACCGCCCACATAGGGCTCGTCCTCTCGTCCGACGTTGGCGGCACGGCTTATTATTCGCTCTTCGTCGCCGGAGGCATCCTGCTCCTGCTCGGCGCCGGAGCTAATTTGCTTTTCAGATTTATCCGCGGCGGCAAAGATGGTAAATAA
- a CDS encoding ABC transporter permease subunit yields MVNKRLLLFRSLSYFGAAFVTFSCTAIFLFIIIQGLPVLNLRLLFGETPPLDAILGIRPVWEGIWPALVGTLCLVLLTTLLAALPGVCCGIYLARIAKGGLKAHLSLAIDLLAGIPSIVMGLFGFVLILALRHAGWQNATTCILLAAFCLALLVMPALVVATRSAVESLPPTLSLTCASLGFSEGQSLRRVLIPASARGILGGMILAMGRAAEDTAVIMLTGVVVNSGLPAGLAAKFEALPFFIYYTAAQYGDESELQRGFGAALTLLLLSALLTGTAHLCQRAVTRRFRGYR; encoded by the coding sequence ATGGTAAATAAAAGGCTCCTCTTGTTCCGTTCATTATCTTATTTCGGCGCGGCCTTCGTTACTTTTTCATGCACCGCCATCTTCCTGTTTATAATCATACAGGGGCTTCCGGTGCTGAACCTTCGACTGCTTTTCGGAGAGACCCCGCCCCTCGACGCGATATTAGGGATCCGCCCGGTATGGGAGGGGATATGGCCGGCGCTCGTCGGCACGCTCTGCCTCGTGCTGCTCACAACGCTGCTTGCGGCGCTTCCGGGCGTCTGTTGCGGAATCTATCTCGCGCGCATCGCGAAGGGCGGGCTGAAGGCGCATCTTTCGCTCGCCATCGACCTGCTCGCCGGCATTCCCTCGATCGTCATGGGGCTCTTCGGCTTCGTGCTGATTCTTGCGCTGCGGCATGCCGGCTGGCAGAACGCCACGACCTGCATACTGCTCGCCGCGTTCTGCCTCGCGCTGCTCGTGATGCCGGCGCTCGTAGTCGCGACGCGGTCGGCCGTCGAAAGCCTGCCCCCGACGCTCTCCCTGACCTGCGCGTCGCTCGGATTCTCGGAGGGGCAGAGCCTTCGCAGGGTGCTGATACCGGCCTCGGCGCGCGGGATACTCGGCGGCATGATATTGGCTATGGGACGGGCGGCGGAGGACACGGCGGTGATAATGCTGACCGGCGTCGTAGTGAATTCGGGGCTGCCGGCCGGCCTCGCCGCAAAGTTCGAAGCCCTGCCCTTTTTCATATACTACACCGCGGCGCAGTACGGCGACGAAAGCGAGCTACAGCGCGGCTTCGGCGCCGCTCTGACGCTATTGCTGCTCTCCGCCCTTCTGACGGGGACGGCGCACCTCTGCCAGAGGGCCGTTACGCGCCGCTTCAGGGGGTACCGGTGA
- a CDS encoding phosphate ABC transporter ATP-binding protein yields the protein MEFCAEIKNLTVRFNGETVLYDITANFAKRGITVLLGRSGSGKTTLLRAVNRLNENFPGYEGEGSVRIASAGAIREIYGKGAPEAARIRRGAGMVFQSPNPLPLSLKKNMLLPMELVLGIKGAEAEARMEKYLRGVGLWEEVKDRLNAGALSFSGGQQQRMCLARILALEPDMLLLDEPTASLDKKSSEVIEELLKKLEERMPIIMVSHSLAQAKKLGAHFKVMSGGRIVKEFEREELPRGKDTETFLEELL from the coding sequence ATGGAATTCTGCGCGGAGATCAAAAATCTGACGGTGCGATTCAACGGCGAGACCGTCCTCTACGATATAACGGCAAATTTCGCGAAAAGAGGCATCACGGTGCTGCTCGGGCGCTCCGGCTCGGGAAAGACGACGCTTCTGCGCGCCGTCAACAGGCTCAACGAAAATTTCCCGGGGTACGAAGGCGAGGGCTCCGTACGCATCGCGTCGGCCGGCGCAATAAGGGAAATCTACGGAAAGGGCGCGCCGGAAGCGGCGCGGATAAGGCGCGGCGCCGGCATGGTCTTTCAAAGCCCCAATCCGCTGCCGCTTTCTCTGAAGAAAAACATGCTGCTGCCGATGGAGCTCGTCCTTGGAATCAAGGGAGCCGAAGCGGAGGCGCGAATGGAAAAATATCTTCGCGGAGTCGGCCTCTGGGAAGAAGTCAAGGACAGGCTGAACGCCGGCGCCCTGAGCTTCTCAGGCGGGCAGCAGCAGAGAATGTGCCTCGCGAGAATTCTCGCGCTTGAGCCCGATATGCTGCTTCTTGATGAGCCTACAGCGTCACTTGACAAAAAGTCGTCGGAGGTAATAGAAGAGCTTTTGAAAAAGCTTGAAGAGCGCATGCCGATAATCATGGTCTCCCACAGTCTCGCTCAGGCGAAGAAGCTCGGCGCGCACTTCAAGGTCATGAGCGGCGGCAGGATAGTAAAGGAATTCGAACGCGAAGAGCTGCCGCGCGGCAAAGACACGGAAACTTTCCTCGAAGAGCTGCTCTGA
- a CDS encoding lipid-binding SYLF domain-containing protein — protein sequence MKLWKRSLIFALCAAVALCAAGRAFAETAHMRRIRLSTNLINKMAAQSDADALGQVIKSGKGVAIFPAVTKAGLGIGGQTGEGVVFLRRPNGGWSGPAFMGISGASIGFQIGVQSVGLVLVITNEEGLHAFTGGNSFKLGADVAIAAGPVGRDASAATDGRAKASIYSYSMSKGLFAGVSVEGSVINQNRDANKAYWGRDISAGNALKKPATDKRVAQLIQALNNLVKKAH from the coding sequence ATGAAGCTGTGGAAAAGATCGCTGATTTTCGCGCTGTGCGCGGCCGTTGCGCTCTGCGCCGCGGGCCGCGCCTTTGCGGAAACGGCGCATATGAGGCGCATCAGGCTTTCGACAAATCTGATAAACAAAATGGCGGCTCAGTCCGACGCCGACGCTCTCGGCCAGGTGATCAAATCGGGGAAGGGCGTGGCGATATTCCCCGCCGTGACTAAAGCCGGACTCGGGATCGGCGGACAGACCGGAGAAGGCGTCGTCTTCCTGCGCCGTCCGAACGGCGGATGGAGCGGCCCGGCGTTCATGGGCATCTCCGGAGCGTCGATAGGCTTCCAGATAGGCGTGCAGTCGGTGGGGCTCGTCCTCGTCATCACCAACGAAGAAGGGCTTCACGCCTTTACCGGCGGAAACAGCTTCAAGCTCGGCGCCGACGTGGCTATCGCCGCCGGCCCGGTCGGACGCGACGCCTCCGCCGCGACGGACGGGCGCGCCAAGGCGTCGATATACAGCTATTCCATGTCGAAGGGGCTTTTTGCCGGGGTGTCCGTCGAGGGAAGCGTGATAAATCAAAACCGCGACGCCAACAAGGCTTACTGGGGACGCGACATCTCGGCGGGGAACGCACTGAAGAAGCCGGCGACGGACAAGCGCGTGGCGCAGCTTATCCAGGCGTTGAACAACCTTGTGAAGAAAGCTCATTAG
- a CDS encoding HIT family protein produces MDEIFAPWRMQYILSNSENKDKAAEGCIFCNFPKLDEDEKRLIVERGKLCFVIMNAYPYNPGHMMVVPYRHTADFASLTPEELAETAALVQKSVRALTALMQPHGFNIGMNIGRVAGAGIDQHLHTHIVPRWNGDTNFMPVIGETRVVSESLESTYKRLAAVWKRTD; encoded by the coding sequence ATGGATGAAATTTTCGCCCCTTGGCGCATGCAATATATACTTTCGAACTCGGAGAACAAAGACAAAGCGGCCGAGGGATGCATCTTCTGCAACTTCCCGAAGCTGGACGAGGATGAAAAAAGGCTTATCGTCGAACGCGGAAAGCTTTGCTTCGTGATAATGAACGCCTATCCCTACAACCCCGGACACATGATGGTAGTGCCCTACCGCCACACGGCCGACTTCGCATCGCTCACGCCTGAGGAATTAGCGGAAACGGCGGCGCTCGTGCAGAAATCCGTGAGGGCGCTTACCGCCCTGATGCAGCCGCACGGCTTCAACATCGGCATGAACATCGGCAGGGTCGCAGGCGCCGGCATAGACCAACATCTGCACACCCATATCGTCCCGCGCTGGAACGGCGACACGAACTTCATGCCGGTAATAGGAGAGACAAGGGTCGTATCCGAGTCGCTCGAATCGACCTACAAACGCCTCGCCGCGGTATGGAAGAGAACGGATTAA
- a CDS encoding IMPACT family protein, whose translation MEENGLNTFRAPARDCDAEFTVKRSRFIGSARICLSADEAAEMIKKFPLLYPKSHQHCWAYRIGTSAPLEHSSDAGEPAGSAGRPILGAIKRHELTNTLIVVTRYFGGIKLGVRGLIDAYKKAAELAIETAGAAEKEFNNTLLLRCGYDYSKTLTTALHKWGFTESRVNVEYGADVTARLEVPLSKRAEIEAPLSEMAGRGFLTEVAWGDAPLVRDKW comes from the coding sequence ATGGAAGAGAACGGATTAAACACCTTCCGCGCGCCGGCACGCGACTGCGATGCCGAGTTCACCGTAAAGCGCTCGCGCTTCATCGGCTCGGCGCGCATATGCCTCTCGGCGGACGAGGCGGCCGAGATGATAAAAAAATTCCCGCTGCTGTACCCGAAATCGCATCAGCACTGCTGGGCTTACAGAATAGGCACGTCGGCGCCGCTCGAGCACTCTTCCGACGCAGGAGAGCCGGCCGGCAGCGCGGGACGCCCTATTCTCGGCGCGATAAAGCGGCACGAGCTGACGAACACGCTCATAGTCGTGACCCGTTATTTCGGTGGGATAAAGCTCGGCGTGCGCGGCCTGATAGACGCCTACAAAAAGGCGGCGGAGCTCGCGATAGAAACAGCAGGCGCCGCGGAGAAGGAATTCAACAACACTTTGCTGCTGCGCTGCGGCTACGATTATTCAAAGACGCTGACGACCGCGCTGCACAAATGGGGCTTCACGGAAAGCCGCGTGAACGTCGAATACGGCGCGGACGTGACGGCGCGCCTCGAAGTCCCGCTCTCGAAGAGGGCGGAGATCGAAGCGCCGCTTTCCGAGATGGCCGGGCGCGGCTTCCTGACGGAAGTAGCTTGGGGCGATGCGCCGCTCGTGCGCGACAAATGGTAA
- a CDS encoding putative metallopeptidase, whose translation MSVKTEAEFDYEICSDRIKPIAEALIKKYDELHHIDPDKILFVVNHKSAGSKRQLTLAKTTKISPKWTELLYQLGACSYFYMIEFYAKTTATMDESQMVALVYRELRRIGPEGEILTPDVHDWWQILMGLGRKWFYPDNSCPNLLDENVDWKKLMGSYYEEADGGE comes from the coding sequence ATGTCCGTAAAGACAGAAGCGGAATTCGATTATGAGATATGCTCGGACAGGATAAAGCCGATAGCCGAAGCCCTGATCAAAAAATACGACGAACTGCACCACATCGACCCGGATAAAATATTGTTCGTAGTCAACCACAAAAGCGCCGGCAGCAAACGCCAGCTCACGCTCGCGAAGACCACGAAGATATCCCCCAAGTGGACCGAACTTCTTTACCAGCTCGGCGCCTGTTCGTACTTTTATATGATAGAGTTCTACGCCAAGACCACGGCGACGATGGACGAAAGCCAGATGGTCGCGCTCGTCTACCGCGAACTCCGCCGCATCGGCCCGGAGGGCGAGATATTGACCCCGGACGTTCACGACTGGTGGCAGATACTGATGGGACTCGGCCGCAAATGGTTCTACCCCGACAACAGCTGCCCTAACCTGCTCGACGAAAACGTCGACTGGAAAAAACTGATGGGCTCGTATTACGAGGAGGCTGACGGCGGAGAGTAG
- the ftsZ gene encoding cell division protein FtsZ translates to MGAPAERINFQVEQKGGFSADFEMSNKTYKDAAPDAQAVFQKAIKVIAIGGGGGNALNHIISHGIEGVDMLAVNTDARSLDMSLCDAKIILGENVTKGLGAGALPEVGARAAAESIGEIRAYLKGADMVYLAAGMGGGTGTGAIPIIARAAKEMGILTVAVVTKPFSFEGRRRSRYAEEGIEKLMPEVDALIVVPNDRLLDIASKDTSIMESFSLADEILRQAVQGVTDLVTRPGFVNVDFADLKNIMKGAGRSVMGIGEASGEDCIVKAVEKALESPLMECSMRGAKGVLLNITFKNELPLYDIQRAADIVESVVSEDSNFVWGCGCDPQIENDVEVTVVAAGFEAMEGARREPARRTAQGTRPDLGAQRIETRHTFAEAASRAMGSPAAKDEDKPAEEPEEIHPDAGFCAPAWLLEEDEESELQPPAANAKPTQFTARSAYDAYENPTFIRRGNSVKNP, encoded by the coding sequence TTGGGTGCACCGGCTGAAAGAATAAATTTCCAGGTAGAACAAAAGGGCGGTTTTTCCGCTGACTTCGAAATGTCGAATAAAACTTACAAAGACGCGGCGCCTGACGCGCAGGCTGTGTTTCAAAAGGCTATAAAAGTCATAGCCATCGGCGGCGGCGGCGGAAACGCTCTCAACCATATCATTTCGCACGGCATCGAAGGCGTTGACATGCTCGCCGTCAACACCGACGCGCGCTCCCTCGACATGTCGCTCTGCGACGCGAAGATCATTCTGGGCGAAAACGTCACGAAGGGGCTCGGAGCCGGCGCGCTGCCGGAAGTCGGCGCGCGCGCCGCGGCCGAATCGATAGGTGAAATACGCGCCTACCTCAAGGGCGCCGACATGGTCTACTTGGCCGCCGGAATGGGCGGCGGCACCGGAACGGGCGCGATACCGATCATAGCCCGCGCCGCGAAGGAAATGGGAATCCTCACAGTCGCGGTCGTCACTAAGCCCTTCTCCTTCGAGGGAAGGCGCAGGAGCCGCTACGCCGAAGAGGGCATAGAGAAGCTTATGCCGGAAGTCGACGCGCTCATCGTCGTGCCGAACGACAGGCTTCTCGACATAGCGTCGAAGGATACGTCGATAATGGAATCCTTCTCTCTCGCCGACGAGATACTGCGCCAGGCGGTGCAGGGCGTCACCGACCTTGTGACTCGCCCCGGCTTCGTGAACGTCGACTTCGCAGACCTGAAGAACATCATGAAGGGCGCGGGGCGCAGCGTCATGGGCATCGGCGAAGCGAGCGGCGAAGACTGCATCGTCAAAGCCGTCGAAAAAGCGCTCGAAAGCCCGCTGATGGAATGTTCGATGCGCGGCGCGAAAGGCGTGCTTCTGAACATCACATTCAAAAACGAACTGCCGCTCTACGACATACAGAGGGCGGCCGACATCGTGGAGAGCGTCGTCTCCGAAGATTCAAACTTCGTATGGGGCTGCGGCTGCGATCCTCAGATAGAAAACGACGTGGAAGTGACAGTCGTCGCGGCGGGCTTCGAAGCGATGGAGGGCGCGAGGCGCGAGCCTGCGCGTCGAACGGCGCAGGGGACGCGTCCCGACCTGGGCGCGCAGAGGATAGAGACGAGGCATACCTTCGCCGAGGCCGCGTCCCGCGCGATGGGGAGCCCCGCGGCGAAAGACGAAGACAAGCCGGCGGAAGAGCCTGAAGAGATTCACCCCGACGCCGGCTTCTGCGCTCCGGCGTGGCTGCTTGAAGAGGACGAGGAATCGGAGCTGCAGCCCCCAGCGGCAAACGCGAAGCCGACGCAGTTCACGGCCCGCTCCGCCTACGACGCTTATGAGAATCCGACTTTTATACGCAGAGGCAATTCCGTAAAGAATCCTTAA